Proteins found in one Triticum urartu cultivar G1812 chromosome 4, Tu2.1, whole genome shotgun sequence genomic segment:
- the LOC125550550 gene encoding uncharacterized protein LOC125550550 yields MAAAAATSVRGCGPASASSVGLSPRRAVQRSSFLPPLPRRASSARALRAAVADAPHRGLELRREARDEAGLLEAVIGGDGGDEVEEAVGEERVEGWMRESIAEIVRHVGEAPFLVHLFSDGREGVTVRREPASAEAWPDVRRRWGPGGQRRPDGIILVEQVAAAAVEDGAEAARQVWGLVVQARGMECAACYVLDICRVRSPAGFCTHFCLARAQCFGEPLELQLRNAWLNRLSGNHRR; encoded by the coding sequence atggcggcagcggcggcaacCTCCGTGCGGGGGTGCGGCCCGGCGTCGGCGTCGTCGGTGGGGCTCTCGCCGCGTCGGGCGGTGCAGCGGTCGTCCTTCCTGCCGCCCCTGCCGCGGCGGGCGTCGTCGGCGCGCGCGCTGCGGGCCGCGGTCGCGGACGCCCCGCACCGGGGGCTGGAGCTCCGGCGGGAGGCGCGGGACGAGGCGGGGCTGCTGGAGGCCGTGATCGGGGGCGACGGCGGGGACGAGGTGGAGGAGGCGGTCGGGGAGGAGCGGGTGGAGGGGTGGATGCGGGAGTCGATCGCGGAGATCGTGCGGCACGTCGGGGAGGCGCCGTTCCTGGTGCACCTGTTCAGCGACGGGCGGGAGGGCGTCACGGTGCGGCGCGAGCCGGCGTCGGCGGAGGCCTGGCCCGACGTGCGCCGCCGCTGGGGGCCTGGCGGCCAGCGCCGGCCCGACGGCATCATCCTGGTCGAGCAGGTGGCCGCCGCGGCGGTGGAGGACGGCGCCGAGGCGGCGCGCCAGGTGTGGGGCCTGGTGGTCCAGGCCCGCGGGATGGAGTGCGCCGCCTGCTACGTCCTCGACATCTGCCGCGTCCGCTCGCCCGCCGGCTTCTGCACCCACTTCTGCCTCGCCCGCGCGCAGTGCTTCGGCGAGCCCCTCGAGCTCCAGCTCCGCAACGCCTGGCTCAACCGCCTCTCCGGCAACCACCGACGATag